Below is a window of Anaeromyxobacter diazotrophicus DNA.
CCGCTGCGCGACGCGCTCCTCATGGCCGGCGGCTTCGCCGCGCCCGCCTTCCTGTTCATGGCCGGGCTGTCCCAGGTGCTCGGAGACGCCGCGCTCGGAGCGCGCGGCGCGCCGCCCGGCGAGCGGCGGCGGCGCGCGCTCGGGCGCGCGGCCTGGCTGCTCGGGGTCGCCTACGCCTTCCGCGGGCTGGAGTACGCGCTCGGCGGCGCCTGGCGGGTGGCGGGCGGCTGGCGCGACCTCCTGCGGGTCGACATCCTCAACGTGCTGGCGGTCGCACTGGCGCTGGGCGCGATCCTCCTCGTCGGCCGCGCCCGGCGGCTCCAGCTCGCGGTCGCCGCCGGCGCGGCGCTGGCCGTGGTCCTCTGCACCCCGCCCGCGGCGGCCTGGGCCCACGTGCCGTCGCGGGTCCTCGACTACCTCTATGCGACCTACCCCCGCGCGAACTTCTCCCTGCTCAACTGGGTGGGCTTCTTCTTCGGGGGCGCGGCCGCCGGGGCGCTCGTCGCCGAGCGCGATCGCCCCTGGCCGCTGCTGGCGCTCGCGGCCGCCGTGGCCGCGGCCGCCGCCGCCGCGCACGCGCTCCCGGCGTTCTACGCCCACCAGGACTTCTGGCGCACCTCGCCGGCGTGGTTCGGGCTGCGGCTGGCGGGCGTGCTGGCCCTCACCGCGCTCCTCCAGCTCGCGCCGGCGGAGTGGGAGCGGGGGCTGGGGTGGCTCACCACGCTCGGCCGGCACTCGCTGCTCGGCTACGTGGCGTCGGTGGAGCTCACCTACGGGGTCGCCAGCCATCCGCTGCACCGCGCGCTCTCGATGGGGAGCGTCCTCTGCGGCATCGCGGTGATGTCCGCCGTGACCTGGCTCCTCGCGCTGGCGGCGGAGCGCCTCTCGCCGCGGCGGCACGGCGGGAGCGGCGCGGCCGTCCCGAGCACGCCCAGCCCGGCCTAGCCCGTCCCGAGCCTCGGCGCGCGCTGCTCGGGCTCCGAGGAGCCGCTCGAGGCGTCGGCCGACCGCAGCCGGATCCGGAAGAGGGCGCCGCCGCCGTGCGCGGGCTCGTGCTCGAGGAGGCCGCCGGAGGCCATCACGTTCTCCCGCGAGAGGACGAGGCCGAGGCCCGTCCCGCGCTCGCCCTTGGTGGTGAAGAACGGCTCGAACAGGTGCTCGGCCGCCTCGGCGCTGAGCCCGGGGCCGGAGTCCTCCACCTCGATGAGGACCTCGTCCCCGGCCGCGCGCGCCCGCACCAGGATGCGCCGGTCGCGGCCCGCGCCGCCCGCCTGCACGGCGTCGGCCGCGTTCACGACCAGGTTCAGCACCGCCTGTGACACGCGCCGGGCGTGCGCGCGCACCTGGGGCAACCCGTCCTCCACCTCGACGCGGAGGTCGGCGACGTCCCGCACCCGCGCGGAGGCGAGCCGCAGGGCGTCCTCGACGAGCTCCGGGACGGCGCAGGGGCCCGGCGCCTCGCGGTCCTCGCGCGCGAACGCCTGCAGGTCGCTCACCACGCGCGCGATGTGGTCGAGGCCGCGCCCGGTGTCGGCGAGCACCTCGAGCAGCTGCGCCGGGGGGCAGCGGCCCGCCGGCAGGGACTCGGCCAGCCACTCCACGTTCCCCTTCGCGTAGGCGAGGGGGTTGTTGATCTCGTGGGCGATCCCGGCGGCGAGCCGGCCCACCGTGGCGAGCTTCTCGGCGCTGGCGCGCCGGCGCTCCGAGCGCGCCAGCTCCTCGGTGGCCCAGACGCAGGCGTGCTCGCTCGCGACCTCCGTGGCCCACGCGCGCAGGTACAGGAACGTGCCCCACAGGGCGAGGCTGCCGGCCGCGACCGACATGAGCAGCCAGGTCGCGAGGTCGAGCGCGGGGTGGCCGCTGCTCCAGAGCAAGACGGCGCCTCCGACGGTGGTGACGGCGGAGGCGAGCGCGGCGCTGGCGGGCTGCTCGGGCGAGACCACCATGACGGCGAGCGGCAGCGCGAGCAGGAAGTTGAAGTAGACGCCGTCCGCGCCGCCGGTGACGGCCACGATCGCGACCAGGGCGGCGCCGCTGGCGAGCCCGAGCAGCTGCCCGGCTGCGGCGGCGAGGCGCGGGCGCTCGGGGCGGAGCGCGGGGATGGCCCCGAGGAGCATGGCCACCCACAGCACCCGGACGGCGGCCGCGGCCTGGCCGCCCGTCGCCTGCGCCAGGTCGACGGGGAGGAAGGACCCCACCAGCGCGGCGGCGACCGCGACCGCCCGCCGGCGGTGCGTCATGAGCCGGGCGGAGGCCTGCGAGCAGTTCCGGAGCGGGAGCGGCACCTCCCGATACCTACCACGAACGCGCAGCCCCATCGTGACACTTGCGGTGGAGACTGACAGCTGCCGTTGCCGCGGCGCGCCAAGGCCTCACGGCGGCGCCGGGGCGCTCAGCGCCCGGCGAAGGCGAGCGGCGCGTACCACGCCTCGTAGAACTGGTCGTCGTCGAGCGCGTCCACCGCGCGCTCCTTCACCAGGAGCGCGCGGACGCGCTCCTCCCAGCGCTCGGTGAGCGCGCCGCGCCGCCGGTAGAGGTCGAACCGCGCCGGGTTGGGCAGGACGGTGGCGAGGAAGGCCGCCTCCTTGGGCGAGAGGTCGCGCGGGTCCTTCCCGAACCAGTGGCGGGCCGCCTCGCCCAGGCCGTGGACGCCGCCCGGGCCCCACTCGACCGCGTTGAGGTAGATCTCGAGGAGCCGCCGCTTGGGGAGGGAGCTCTCCAGGGC
It encodes the following:
- a CDS encoding heparan-alpha-glucosaminide N-acetyltransferase domain-containing protein: MAAPRRRWLDRQRGIAVLLMVEVHTLDAWLAPRSGEGPLRDALLMAGGFAAPAFLFMAGLSQVLGDAALGARGAPPGERRRRALGRAAWLLGVAYAFRGLEYALGGAWRVAGGWRDLLRVDILNVLAVALALGAILLVGRARRLQLAVAAGAALAVVLCTPPAAAWAHVPSRVLDYLYATYPRANFSLLNWVGFFFGGAAAGALVAERDRPWPLLALAAAVAAAAAAAHALPAFYAHQDFWRTSPAWFGLRLAGVLALTALLQLAPAEWERGLGWLTTLGRHSLLGYVASVELTYGVASHPLHRALSMGSVLCGIAVMSAVTWLLALAAERLSPRRHGGSGAAVPSTPSPA
- a CDS encoding sensor histidine kinase yields the protein MPLPLRNCSQASARLMTHRRRAVAVAAALVGSFLPVDLAQATGGQAAAAVRVLWVAMLLGAIPALRPERPRLAAAAGQLLGLASGAALVAIVAVTGGADGVYFNFLLALPLAVMVVSPEQPASAALASAVTTVGGAVLLWSSGHPALDLATWLLMSVAAGSLALWGTFLYLRAWATEVASEHACVWATEELARSERRRASAEKLATVGRLAAGIAHEINNPLAYAKGNVEWLAESLPAGRCPPAQLLEVLADTGRGLDHIARVVSDLQAFAREDREAPGPCAVPELVEDALRLASARVRDVADLRVEVEDGLPQVRAHARRVSQAVLNLVVNAADAVQAGGAGRDRRILVRARAAGDEVLIEVEDSGPGLSAEAAEHLFEPFFTTKGERGTGLGLVLSRENVMASGGLLEHEPAHGGGALFRIRLRSADASSGSSEPEQRAPRLGTG